The Candidatus Zixiibacteriota bacterium genome contains a region encoding:
- a CDS encoding transposase: MKRFARQHNIRLVWTPTYASWLNAIEAHFGPLKNFCLNNSDDHDHTSRRRRIYRYLTWRNRKHARPNAPLKLFRRY; encoded by the coding sequence CTGAAACGGTTTGCTCGTCAGCACAATATCCGGTTGGTCTGGACACCAACCTATGCCAGTTGGCTCAACGCTATCGAAGCCCATTTCGGCCCCCTCAAGAACTTCTGCCTCAACAACTCCGATGACCACGATCATACTTCCCGCCGACGCCGCATTTACCGCTACCTGACCTGGCGGAATAGAAAACACGCCCGCCCCAATGCCCCACTAAAACTATTTAGGAGATATTAG